GCGCCGGCGCCACCTTCCAGGAGGCGATCTCCAGCGGGTAGTTCCACGGAACGATGGCTGCGACCACGCCCAGCGGCTCGCGGGTGACCATGGCCGTCGCCCCTGGCGGGGTGCTGGGCAGTTCGCCGGCACGCTTGTCAGCGGCCTCGGCGTAGAAGCGGAAGGTCGCGACGGTACCGGGAAGGTCCACGGTCGTGGTCTGGCCGATCGGCTTGCCGATGTCGAGCGTCTCCAGCAGTGCCAGCTCCTCGGAGTGCTGTTCCAGGGAGTCGGCGAGTCGAAGCAGCACCTCCTTGCGCTCCTGGCCGGGCAGGGCCGCCCAGGCCGGTTGGGCACGGCGGGCGGCAGCGACGGCGCGGTCGACGTCGACGGCGGCGCAGATGCTCAGCTCGGCGATCCGACCGCCGTTCGCGGGGCTGACGACCGGTTCCCGCCGCCCACTCTCGGTGTCGCGACGCCTTCCGCCGATGTGCGCCCTCCCGTCCATGGCAAGGGCGGCCGCCCGGCGATGCCAGTCGGCCCGGGGCTGGTCGGTTCCGCTCATGGGTGGTCCCTTCACTGCACTGATGACGGTGTGTAGTGACCTGAGTCACAGCATCATTTTTATTGAACAGTTGTACCATCAAAGACCGCCGGTTGGACCTTCGAAAATGCGAATGGGGGGTTCGGTGTAGTCGAATGGGATACGGTGACTGCGGCCAGCGGGCCCGTGCGCGAGCCCCGAGGGGCGCCCAGGGAGGAGCGATCGATGCCCAAGCTGGTTGACCACCAGGCACGGCGGAGGGAGATCATCGAGGCCACTTGGGAGCTGATCGCCGAGCAGGGGATCGACAACGTCAGCGTCCGCGACATCGCGAAGGCCGCCTCGTATGCGGCCCCAGGAGCGCTCAACCACTACTTCGGATCCAAGGACCAGCTGCTCGCCGCCGCGTACCAACTGGTCTGTGACCGCACCGATGAGCGCATCGCGGAAGTCACCGCCGGCCGGACCGGACTGGAGGCGCTGGAGCTCATGTGCGGCGAGATCGTCCCCGCCGATCCGCTGACCCGGATCGAGGCGCGGGTCGCGCTCTCCTTCTGGCAGCGGGCTCAGCACGAGGAGGCGCTGCGTTCCATCGGCCGGACGGCGCTGGCCTCATGGAAGCAGCAGATCGTCGATTACCTCGAGGCGGCGACCGCCGACGGCGAGATCCGTCCGGCGGCCCCGTCCCTCATCGCCGACCAGCTCATCGCGCTGATGATGGGACTTCACGTCACGTCCATGCTGGACGAGGAGTTCCGTCAGGGCACCCTGCAGCTGGTCGCCGCGCACATCGAGACCTTGCGTCGATAGCCGCTCCACCGAGCAGGCCGACGGGGGCCCACGAAGGCCGAGGCCTACGATGGCCGCATGGCTGCCCTGTCTCCACGGTTGAGGGCGATCGTCGACGCCCTGCCCCTGCGCCTGGGTCTGCGCGTGATCGAGATCGGCTGCGGCCCGGGCGCGGCCGCGCGCGAGGTGACCGAACGGGTCGGCCCCAACGGCCACGTGCTCGCGGTCGACCGCTCCGCCAAGGCCATCAGCCGGCTCACCAGGGCGGCCGCGGACCTGATCGACGCCGGTCGGCTCACCGCCCGCCAGTGCCCGGCCGAACGGCTCACGCTCGCCGCGGGCGAGGAGCTCTACGACATCGCCTTCGCCGTCCGGGTGGGGGCGTTCGACGGCCGCCACCCCCGGGCCGGCGCACTCGCCCTCGAGCGGCTCAGCCACGCCCTCGCCCCCGGAGGCCGCCTGTTCGTCGACGGAGGCGACCCCCTGCGCGAGGTGGACGTCCCGGCCCGGCCCTGACTCCTCGGCCCCGAGTACTCGGAAGCAATCGGGTAGGCGGGGCGGGTCGCCCGACCCGCCTCCCACACCACCGGACATGCGGGCCCGCATCCGGCGGTTCGTCCAGCCGTCTCAGGCGGCGACCAGCCCGGCCATCACGGCCCAGGCCGATGGAACCGGCTCTTCGAGACTGCGCCGTGGCCGCCTACGCACCAGCGAAGGACTCTGAGGGAATGCACCCTCGCCGCCCCACGGTGGACCGGCTCTCAGACCGGATTACAGCGGTCCTTACAACCCGACCGAGCAAGTCCCGTCCTTCTGCTCCACTCGACGTTCAGCCCTTCCCGACCTCCCGGCCAGCACTATGGCCTCTGCTGACTTCTGCCCGGTCAGCCGACCCCTCGCGAGACCGACCGTCGGTGCGGCGACATACTCAGCACAACCGGCACCCAGGCAGACCTCCCCGGATGAGAACAGCCACTTTCCCTAGAGGACTTCCACCTCCAAGCAACTGCCCATGCCGGGCGTACCAACTGCCAAGCCCTGGGTTTGGTGCAGAGCCTGGTGTGTCCCGGGTTTTCAGGGGCAGCTCCGATGCCGTGCTCGGCGCGTGCAGGGCCCCGTACTCGGCGGGTGGGACGTGGCCGAGCTCGCCGTGCAGATCGGCTGGACGCCGAACTCCTGTTTGTGCCGGTCGACGAAGTCGGCCTTCACCGATGTGGGCGGGCCAGCTCCGCGGCGAAGAAGGCCGAGGCCGGTTTCAGGATCGCGTCGGCCCGCTTGAGCTCGCGGTTCTCCCGCTCCGGTTCGGCGATGCGCGCCGCCTCGTCGCTCGTGGTCCCCGGGCGCAGGCTCTCATCGGTCTCGGCGCGTTTGACCCAGGTCCGCAGCGCCTCGGGGTGGATACCGAGCTGCTCGGCCACGCGCCGGTAGGCGCCGGCCCGCGTGGCAGGGTCCTTGCGGGCATCGACGGCCATTCGTGCCGCGCGCTCGCGCAGCTTCTCGGGGTGCTTCCAATGCCACGTGGTTAGCGCGGTGCAGCCGGCAAGTCCGCTGCCGGCTGAGGTTCCTGTTGGTCAGGAGCGGCCCGGTCCGGTGCGAGGATGCAGGTGGCCGGGGCAGGCGAGCGTGGTGATGGCGCACTGTTCGGACAACGAGACCTCTCGGGCAGGAAGACCTTGGTCGGCTTCCCCGCTCCACCAGGGCCCCGATCTCCTCAACGACGGTTGCCCTGAATCCTCCCCCTTGACAGCCGCACCGCCACGCTAACCACGTGGCATCGGGGTACTTCCTCGGTGCTGCCATGACTCTCATCCTTCCCGGGAATGGAAGCCTCCGTCACTCTCGGTCCGAGGCAGACCGGATCGACAACCGGAGTACCAGGGCTCCTCTCCGGTCTCTCGGCCGTGTCGCCTCCCGTGGTGGGCACTCTCGGTAATCCCGCCGCCGTCGCCGATCGTCCTGATCATGGAACCGGCGTCGCGGCCCGTTCGCGGACCCTCCGCCGCGCAACGCCCCGCACCCGCCAGGGCAACAAGCATCCGCTTGGTACGGGTATGGCAGAGTGGGCCCCGAACCGACCGGAGACCCGACATCATGGGCATCGCGGCGTCATCCCCGGCGTCAATGGCCATCGCGCACGCGAGAAGAAGGGACCCCTCCTCCTGATGCAGCTCCTGTCTCCGCTGCGGTTCGCCTGCGGGGCCACGGCGCCCAACCGGTTGGTGTTCGGGCCGCACGAGACCAATCTCGGGCGCCGGCGCGGCCTGTCCGAACGGCACACCGCCTACTACCGGCGCCGCGCCGCCGGCGGGGCCGGCGTCATCGTCACCGAGACCGCCTCGGTACACGCCGAGGACCACCCCTATGAGCGCGCCCCGCTGGCCGCCGACTGCGCCGGGGGCTGGGCCGAGGTCGCCGACACCTGCCACGCCGAGGGGGCGCTCGTCCTCGCCGGGCTGGGCCACACCGGCCAGCA
This sequence is a window from Spinactinospora alkalitolerans. Protein-coding genes within it:
- a CDS encoding TetR/AcrR family transcriptional regulator, yielding MPKLVDHQARRREIIEATWELIAEQGIDNVSVRDIAKAASYAAPGALNHYFGSKDQLLAAAYQLVCDRTDERIAEVTAGRTGLEALELMCGEIVPADPLTRIEARVALSFWQRAQHEEALRSIGRTALASWKQQIVDYLEAATADGEIRPAAPSLIADQLIALMMGLHVTSMLDEEFRQGTLQLVAAHIETLRR
- a CDS encoding SAM-dependent methyltransferase, with translation MAALSPRLRAIVDALPLRLGLRVIEIGCGPGAAAREVTERVGPNGHVLAVDRSAKAISRLTRAAADLIDAGRLTARQCPAERLTLAAGEELYDIAFAVRVGAFDGRHPRAGALALERLSHALAPGGRLFVDGGDPLREVDVPARP
- a CDS encoding transposase is translated as MAVDARKDPATRAGAYRRVAEQLGIHPEALRTWVKRAETDESLRPGTTSDEAARIAEPERENRELKRADAILKPASAFFAAELARPHR